CCCACCTGGGCGCTTAACGCCGGGTCGAGCAGGCGCAGGCGTACGCGGTCGGGCGCCTTGCGCAAGCCGGACAGGCTGTCGAAGCTGCGCGGCTCAGCCAATCCACGCAGTCCGGCCAGCCAGTCGGCGATGATGCCGCGATGGGCGTGCACCCATTTGCTGTCGATGCCGGCGATGGGCAGCTGACGCAGGAACAGGCCACTGTCGCGGTGATGGTGCAGCCAGTCGACCACATCGGCCATCCGCTCGATCTCGGCCGGTGCGCCATCGGCCAGCAGATCGAACTGGCGACGCAAGCGCGCGGCCAGGCCGATGGCCTCCGGCCAACGCCGCAACAAGCTGGCGCAACGCGCGCTGGCACGCTGCCAACGGTCGTGTTCCTGTAGCGCGGCCGCTGCCTCGGCGGGGGTATCGCATATCCAGGCCTGCGGCAGCTGTTGCGCGCCCAGCTGCGACCAGGCCACCTGCCGCGTTTCCACGCGCCCGGGCAAGCCGGCGCGCTGCCAGGCCCGTAACCATGCGCCGAAGGCATCGAACCGTGCACTGGCCTGGGCCTGGGTGGGTGGATGCAGTGCGATCGGCCGCGGTGCGGCAGCGCCGATCAACCAGTCGCCACGGTGGCGCTGCCATTGCCCCCGCAGCGCCTGCAGCGCGGCGGGCGGGAGCAGCATGCAGTGGGCACGGGCCATCGGCTCAGTCCTGCCCGGTCACCGCATCGGTGTCGGCTGCGCTGCGACGGGTGCGCTCGGGCAGCTTGAGCCGGCGCGATTGCTCGTCGTATTCGATCAGCAGCACGCCTGAATCGTGACGACCGCTGATCTCCACGAAACAGGCGCCGCCAATGAACGGCTCCAGCGTCATCACCGATTTCAACGGCGTGGCCACCACCATCTGGAAACCGAAATTCTCGAAGATGTTCATCGCCAACGCGGTGAATTCGTTATCGGCCTTGTCGAAGGCTTCGTCCAGCACCACGGCCGCGTAGCGCGGCAGTTCGCCGTCTTCGCCGCCGAGCTGGTAGCGCAGCGCCGCCGCCAGGCAGGTGGTGGCCAGTTTCTGGCGCTGACCGCCGGACTTGCCGGCGCCGCTGCGATAGATCTCCACCTGTTGCCGCGTGGCCGCGTCCAGTTCGACGCCGACGAATTCCACATGCAGGCGCACGTCCAGCACCAGCTCGCGCCAACGCTTGTCTTCGCCTTCCTGCGAGCCGAGTTTGCCCACCAGCTCGCGCAGCACGGAAAATTGCTGTTCGGCCACCTCGCGCTGTTCGGTCTGGTGGTGGCCGAGCACATCGCGCAGGCGTTGATGGAAGTCGATCACCTCCGGCAGGCGGCGGTCGCTCAATTCGATGGTCAGCAAGGTGCCGTGATTGAACGGCACCTGCTCCAGGCTGGCATTGACCTCGTCCAGGCGCTGGGCGATGGACTTGCGCGCCTCGGCGGTATGCCGTTGCAAGGCCAGCAGGTTGTTCTTGCTCTGGCTTTGCAGCAGATCGAAAAAGCGCGCCTCGTGCTGCGGCAGGCCATCGCGTTCCAGGCGCTGCAGGCGGGCGAGAAAATCCTCGGCGCTGCCGACGCTGACGGTGAAGTCGCCGCTGTCTTCGGGCCATTGCTGGCAGTAGCGGCGGAAGCAGCCGAGCAGCAGTTGCTCAAGGCGCATAAGGTCGTCCTTGCTGAGCGCAAGCTGCGCATCCAGGCCGCGTTCGAGATGACGGAAGCGCTCCTGCAGGGTGTCCAGGCTCAGCTCGCCCAAGCTGAGCAGGCGTTCGGCCAGGCCCTGCTGCTGCAGCGGGGTGACCACGCGGCTGTGTGCGTCGGCGCATTCGAGCTGCTGCTTTTCCAGCCGGCTGCGCTCGGCGCCCAGGGTGATGCGCTCCTTGCGTACGTCCTCATAGGTGCGCGTGGCCTGGGCGATGTCGGCGCGGGTGCGATCGATCGCCTCGCCCAGCGCGCGCAGGTTGGCATCGCCTTCGCGCAGTTGCTGCAGGGTGTCGGCGATCTGGCTCAACCGCTGCAGCGAGGCGGCGACATCGATTTCTTCCCAGCTCAGATTCACCAGCGTGTTGTGGGCCAGGCGGCGCGTCCCGTCGCGCTCGCGCTGCGCACGCAGGTCCGCCACCTCGGCGTCGCAGGCGGCGATGCGTTGCGCCAGCTCCTGACCTTCGCGTTCGAA
The window above is part of the Xanthomonas campestris pv. badrii genome. Proteins encoded here:
- a CDS encoding Wadjet anti-phage system protein JetD domain-containing protein, with the protein product MARAHCMLLPPAALQALRGQWQRHRGDWLIGAAAPRPIALHPPTQAQASARFDAFGAWLRAWQRAGLPGRVETRQVAWSQLGAQQLPQAWICDTPAEAAAALQEHDRWQRASARCASLLRRWPEAIGLAARLRRQFDLLADGAPAEIERMADVVDWLHHHRDSGLFLRQLPIAGIDSKWVHAHRGIIADWLAGLRGLAEPRSFDSLSGLRKAPDRVRLRLLDPALSAQVGGVSDLTVPIDQLAALRLPIARVLIVENLDTGLACEPLPGTAVLMARGYAVDYVRSVGWLRAMPLFYWGDIDTHGLAILHRLRTHAPQTTAVLMDEATLRATPRALWGHEPRQHRAQRLGALTADEQVFYSSLRDGRFGAAPRLEQERIDWSYAWPRVQAALAGATAR